A single region of the Anabaena sphaerica FACHB-251 genome encodes:
- a CDS encoding zeta toxin family protein, whose product MPKLYIIGGANGSGKTTVALQILPYFLDVFEYVNADKIAEGISPLNSEAVAIEAGRLMLQRLETLVNDKADFAFETTLAARNFARFIRKCKEQGYIINLIYFWLETPELAIARVSRRVASGGHNIPEDVIYRRYERGRKNLTDLYLPLCDTWIVYSVS is encoded by the coding sequence ATGCCCAAACTATACATTATCGGCGGTGCAAATGGTTCGGGAAAAACTACCGTAGCTTTGCAAATTCTCCCGTATTTTCTAGATGTGTTTGAATATGTTAATGCTGATAAAATCGCAGAAGGTATTTCTCCTTTAAATTCTGAAGCTGTAGCTATTGAAGCAGGAAGGTTAATGTTGCAAAGATTAGAAACTCTTGTTAATGACAAAGCTGATTTTGCTTTTGAAACAACTTTAGCTGCTCGTAATTTTGCGCGTTTTATTAGAAAATGTAAAGAACAGGGTTATATAATCAACTTAATATACTTTTGGCTAGAAACTCCAGAATTAGCAATCGCTAGGGTAAGCAGACGGGTAGCAAGTGGAGGTCATAATATTCCTGAAGATGTGATTTATAGACGCTATGAACGGGGACGGAAAAATCTAACTGACCTTTATTTGCCTTTGTGTGATACTTGGATAGTATATAGCGTTTCCTAG
- the psb34 gene encoding photosystem II assembly protein Psb34 has translation MYTTTNEEGILNNYATEPQLYYAQYPTQEQQNRYLFQGAVAILFVTSIFLIALGVS, from the coding sequence ATGTACACCACCACCAACGAAGAAGGTATCCTCAATAACTACGCCACTGAACCACAACTTTACTACGCTCAATATCCTACACAAGAGCAACAAAACCGCTATCTTTTCCAAGGTGCAGTAGCAATCTTATTTGTAACTTCTATATTTTTGATTGCTTTGGGTGTTAGCTAA
- a CDS encoding type II toxin-antitoxin system HicA family toxin, producing the protein MSKLPSLRGREVIAALGKAGFEVIRVRGSHHILVPNTP; encoded by the coding sequence ATGAGCAAATTACCAAGTTTAAGGGGAAGGGAAGTCATAGCAGCACTTGGTAAAGCAGGTTTTGAAGTAATCAGAGTGAGAGGAAGTCATCATATTCTTGTACCAAATACTCCGTGA
- a CDS encoding transporter substrate-binding domain-containing protein — translation MVKAISIKFSQIIAYLNRNIWIGLIGAILVLLLFAIPGLAQKPASQLPLLVATREIPPFVFSHQGELSGFSIDLWRSIANQMNIESKFVEYSTVADLLTAVKDGKANLGISAISITAQRQESFDFSLPMLAAGLQILVRKQATSGSSLPNIWQVFFSAGLLQILGVALVLVIVAAHIIWLTERRHPEGIIPKSYFPGIFKACWWAAATLGAQVDEMPKGAIGRILAIIWMFIAIIFVAYFTASATTELTVQQLQGDIKSIDDLPGKIVATTSGSTAAAYLRENKITVSEFPKIEQAYNALLTKKADAIVFDAPVLLFYAANEGKGKVEVVGSIFREENYGIVLPNESPYRKKINSALLSLRENGTYQALYDKWFEAKKL, via the coding sequence ATGGTAAAAGCCATCTCTATTAAATTTAGCCAAATTATTGCCTATTTGAACAGAAATATCTGGATAGGATTAATAGGCGCAATATTAGTATTATTACTATTCGCTATTCCCGGACTTGCCCAAAAACCAGCATCCCAACTACCTTTATTAGTAGCAACCAGAGAAATACCACCCTTTGTATTTTCCCATCAAGGTGAGCTATCAGGATTTAGTATTGACCTTTGGCGCAGCATCGCCAACCAGATGAATATAGAATCTAAATTTGTCGAATATTCAACCGTCGCAGATTTACTCACTGCTGTTAAAGATGGTAAAGCCAACTTAGGTATTTCCGCAATTTCCATTACAGCCCAACGCCAGGAGAGTTTTGATTTTTCCTTACCCATGCTTGCGGCCGGACTTCAGATTTTAGTACGCAAACAAGCAACCAGCGGTAGTTCCTTACCCAATATTTGGCAAGTATTTTTCTCAGCAGGCTTGTTGCAAATTCTTGGTGTAGCCTTGGTACTGGTTATAGTTGCAGCCCATATAATTTGGTTAACAGAACGCCGTCACCCAGAAGGGATAATTCCCAAATCATATTTCCCTGGTATTTTCAAAGCTTGTTGGTGGGCTGCTGCTACACTAGGGGCGCAAGTTGACGAAATGCCCAAAGGTGCGATTGGACGAATTTTAGCAATTATCTGGATGTTTATCGCTATTATTTTCGTTGCTTACTTTACAGCCAGTGCTACCACCGAACTAACAGTACAGCAACTTCAAGGCGATATCAAAAGTATAGACGATCTTCCAGGTAAGATAGTAGCAACCACTTCTGGTAGTACAGCAGCAGCATACCTGCGAGAAAACAAAATTACCGTTTCCGAATTTCCTAAAATTGAACAAGCTTACAATGCACTGCTGACCAAAAAAGCAGACGCTATTGTTTTTGATGCTCCCGTACTTTTATTTTATGCTGCCAATGAAGGCAAAGGAAAGGTAGAAGTTGTTGGTAGTATCTTCCGTGAAGAAAACTACGGTATAGTTCTACCTAACGAAAGCCCCTATAGAAAAAAAATCAACAGCGCCTTACTCAGTTTGCGAGAAAACGGCACTTATCAAGCCCTTTATGATAAGTGGTTTGAGGCGAAAAAACTTTAG
- the ctaD gene encoding cytochrome c oxidase subunit I yields the protein MTNISLEITGESHHHEPPTHWKTYFTFSTDHKVIGIQYLVTSFIFFLVGGIFAMILRGELITPESDLIDRTVYNGMFTMHGTVMLFLWTFPSLVGLANYLVPIMIGARDMAFPRLNAVAFWMVPVVGILLMSSFFVPGGPAQAGWWAYPPVSLQNPTGHLINGQVLWLLAVAISGVSSIMGAVNFVTTIVKMRAPGMGFFRMPLFVWAVFSAQIIQLFGLPALTAGAVMLLFDLTVGTAFFDPSKGGNPVMFQHYFWFYSHPAVYVIILPIFGIFSEIFPVYSRKPLFGYKVVAISSILIAAVSAIVWVHHMYVSGTPGWMRLLFMVTTMFVSVPTGIKVFAWVATIWGGKIKLTTPMMFALGGLIMFVFAGITGIMLSSVPVDVHVNNTYFVVGHFHYVLYGTVTMGMYAAIYHWFPKMTGRMFNEGWGQIHFWLAFIGTNLNFLPMHPLGLQGMLRRVASYAPEYTFWNVLASLGAFLLGMSTLPFIFNILISWLQGEKAPDNPWRAIGLEWLISSPPPVENFEEIPIVISAPYGYGKSEPLTANLENHATLIEAE from the coding sequence ATGACAAATATCTCCCTTGAAATTACTGGTGAATCACATCACCATGAACCGCCAACTCACTGGAAAACATATTTCACTTTCAGCACAGACCACAAGGTAATAGGTATTCAGTACCTCGTTACTTCCTTTATTTTCTTTCTCGTTGGTGGTATCTTCGCTATGATTTTGCGGGGCGAACTCATCACCCCCGAATCTGATTTAATCGACCGTACCGTTTATAACGGAATGTTCACTATGCACGGTACAGTTATGCTGTTCCTGTGGACATTTCCCTCCCTTGTTGGTTTAGCTAACTACCTCGTACCCATCATGATAGGGGCGCGAGATATGGCATTTCCTCGCCTCAACGCCGTCGCTTTTTGGATGGTTCCTGTGGTGGGAATTCTCCTCATGTCCAGCTTTTTTGTACCTGGTGGACCAGCCCAAGCCGGTTGGTGGGCTTATCCTCCTGTCAGTTTACAAAACCCCACAGGTCACTTAATTAATGGACAAGTTCTCTGGTTATTAGCAGTAGCTATTTCTGGCGTTTCTTCCATCATGGGCGCGGTGAATTTTGTAACCACCATTGTGAAAATGCGTGCGCCAGGAATGGGATTTTTTAGAATGCCCTTGTTTGTATGGGCAGTATTTAGCGCCCAAATCATTCAATTATTTGGACTTCCTGCTTTAACTGCTGGTGCGGTGATGTTGCTGTTTGACTTAACAGTTGGAACTGCATTTTTTGACCCCAGCAAAGGCGGAAACCCTGTCATGTTCCAGCATTATTTCTGGTTTTATTCCCACCCTGCGGTTTATGTAATTATTCTGCCTATCTTCGGGATTTTCTCAGAAATATTCCCTGTTTATTCCCGCAAACCTTTATTTGGTTATAAGGTAGTTGCAATTTCTTCCATATTAATCGCCGCAGTTAGCGCCATTGTTTGGGTACACCATATGTATGTTAGTGGTACTCCTGGCTGGATGCGGTTACTTTTCATGGTAACAACCATGTTTGTGTCTGTACCAACTGGAATTAAAGTATTCGCTTGGGTGGCAACAATTTGGGGTGGAAAAATCAAATTAACTACACCAATGATGTTTGCTTTGGGTGGTTTAATTATGTTTGTTTTTGCTGGTATTACAGGCATTATGCTTTCTTCTGTACCAGTAGACGTTCACGTTAACAACACCTATTTTGTAGTAGGTCATTTCCATTATGTTCTTTACGGAACTGTGACGATGGGAATGTATGCAGCCATCTATCATTGGTTCCCCAAAATGACAGGGCGGATGTTTAATGAAGGTTGGGGACAAATTCATTTTTGGTTAGCATTCATCGGTACTAACCTCAACTTTTTACCCATGCACCCATTAGGTTTGCAAGGGATGTTACGCCGAGTTGCTTCCTATGCACCAGAATATACTTTCTGGAATGTTCTCGCTAGTCTTGGTGCATTCTTATTAGGAATGTCTACCTTACCTTTTATTTTCAACATCTTAATTTCTTGGCTGCAAGGAGAAAAAGCACCTGATAATCCTTGGAGGGCAATTGGTTTAGAATGGCTGATTTCTTCACCTCCTCCTGTTGAGAATTTTGAAGAAATTCCCATTGTCATTAGCGCACCTTACGGCTATGGGAAGTCAGAACCATTAACAGCTAATTTGGAAAATCACGCAACATTAATAGAAGCAGAATAA
- the psb34 gene encoding photosystem II assembly protein Psb34 translates to MYTTTDEKGILNNYATEPQLYYAQYPTQEQQNRYLFQGAVATLFVTSIFLIALGVS, encoded by the coding sequence ATGTATACCACCACTGACGAAAAAGGCATCCTCAATAACTACGCCACTGAACCACAACTTTATTACGCTCAATATCCTACACAAGAGCAACAAAACCGCTATCTTTTCCAAGGTGCAGTAGCAACCTTATTTGTAACTTCTATATTTTTGATTGCTTTGGGTGTTAGCTAA
- the mazG gene encoding nucleoside triphosphate pyrophosphohydrolase: MIENQTLAALQKLIDVVAKLRSPDGGCPWDLAQTPESLTPYVIEEAYEVVDAIQSGDKRAIAEELGDLLLQVVLQAQIASESGDFSLQEIAEGISQKLIRRHPHVFGDVTVENVDEVRQNWETIKAAEKGETPEAQKLSDKLSRYRRSLPPLNAAMKISQKAAGVGFEWNNVDEVWGKFHEELGEFQQALAEETPQRQESELGDLLFAIIQVARWHNLDPSAGLQGTSQRFIQRLQKMEDVIDRPLTDYSLEELDALWQQAKAKLAKD; this comes from the coding sequence ATGATAGAAAATCAGACATTAGCAGCGTTACAAAAATTAATTGATGTGGTGGCAAAATTGCGATCGCCCGATGGTGGTTGTCCTTGGGATTTGGCACAAACGCCCGAAAGCCTTACCCCTTATGTGATTGAAGAAGCTTATGAGGTGGTTGACGCGATTCAATCTGGAGATAAAAGAGCGATCGCTGAAGAATTAGGTGATTTATTATTACAGGTAGTTTTACAAGCGCAAATAGCTAGTGAAAGCGGTGATTTTTCTTTGCAAGAAATCGCAGAAGGTATTTCTCAAAAATTAATTCGTCGTCATCCTCATGTTTTTGGTGATGTGACGGTGGAAAATGTGGACGAGGTGCGCCAAAATTGGGAAACTATCAAAGCCGCTGAAAAGGGAGAAACTCCAGAGGCGCAAAAGCTTAGTGATAAACTTAGTCGTTATCGGCGTAGTCTTCCGCCTTTAAATGCAGCGATGAAGATTTCTCAAAAGGCTGCTGGTGTTGGGTTTGAGTGGAACAATGTTGATGAAGTTTGGGGCAAATTTCACGAGGAGTTAGGGGAATTTCAACAGGCTTTAGCTGAGGAAACACCCCAAAGACAAGAATCAGAATTAGGTGATTTACTATTTGCAATTATTCAAGTTGCTAGATGGCATAATCTTGATCCCAGTGCAGGTTTGCAAGGTACAAGTCAGCGATTTATTCAACGGTTGCAAAAAATGGAAGATGTAATTGATCGTCCTCTAACTGATTATAGTTTGGAAGAATTAGATGCACTTTGGCAACAGGCTAAGGCTAAACTTGCAAAAGATTAG
- a CDS encoding cytochrome c oxidase subunit 3: MDSSIQPEELHHVAHEHEHDEEGNKMFGFIVFLLSESVIFLSFFAGYIIYKTTNANWLPAGVSGLEITAPTINTIILVSSSFVIYFAERCLQRDNLQGFRLFLLATMVMGSYFLYGQAVEWSELEFGFTSGTFGGMFYLLTGFHGLHVFTGILLQCIILIRSFIPGNYDTGHFGVNSTSLFWHFVDVIWIILFLLIYVWQ; the protein is encoded by the coding sequence ATGGATAGTTCGATTCAACCTGAAGAATTACATCATGTTGCCCATGAACATGAACACGACGAAGAAGGCAATAAAATGTTTGGTTTTATTGTCTTTCTCTTATCTGAAAGTGTCATCTTTTTAAGTTTCTTCGCTGGCTATATTATCTACAAAACCACAAACGCTAACTGGCTTCCTGCTGGTGTTTCAGGACTGGAAATTACAGCACCTACAATTAACACAATTATTCTGGTTTCCAGTAGCTTTGTAATTTACTTTGCTGAAAGATGCTTACAACGTGACAATTTACAGGGATTTCGCCTGTTTTTGTTGGCAACAATGGTCATGGGTAGCTACTTTTTATATGGTCAAGCTGTGGAATGGAGTGAATTAGAATTTGGCTTCACTTCCGGTACTTTTGGCGGGATGTTTTACCTGTTAACCGGTTTTCACGGTTTGCACGTTTTCACCGGGATTTTGTTGCAGTGTATTATTTTGATTCGTTCTTTTATTCCCGGTAATTACGATACTGGTCACTTTGGTGTTAATTCAACTTCGTTGTTTTGGCACTTTGTTGATGTTATCTGGATTATTTTGTTTCTGCTTATCTACGTTTGGCAGTAG
- a CDS encoding type II toxin-antitoxin system HicB family antitoxin: MSREFNVIIERDADGCFVASVPSLRGCHTQAKSLDELMERVREAIELCLEIDENHTEPMEFVGVQRIAIEV, translated from the coding sequence ATGAGTAGAGAATTTAATGTAATTATTGAACGAGATGCTGATGGTTGCTTCGTCGCATCTGTACCCAGCCTCCGTGGATGTCACACCCAAGCAAAATCTTTAGATGAACTGATGGAACGGGTGAGAGAAGCAATAGAACTTTGTTTAGAAATAGATGAAAATCACACAGAACCTATGGAATTTGTAGGTGTTCAAAGAATTGCAATTGAAGTATGA
- a CDS encoding metal-binding protein, producing the protein MPSGQTHDRITIWSLPLVAGVTLASTRSSNVTLLVAGGFMFGGLMFGPDLDIYSRQFQRWGFLRWIWLPYQKSLRHRSFLSHGPIIGTTLRVVYLTTFVAVVAILLLVIFAKLGNVALNWGEVWKSVGRTISIYYGEFLALFLGFELGAMSHSLSDWTGSAYKRFQKQGIQGLLPHGKIKKRKPTRSVKPVRKRRGKAE; encoded by the coding sequence ATGCCCTCTGGTCAAACGCACGATCGCATTACTATCTGGTCTTTGCCATTGGTGGCAGGTGTTACCTTAGCTTCAACTCGCAGCAGTAATGTGACGTTGTTGGTGGCGGGTGGGTTTATGTTTGGGGGGCTGATGTTTGGTCCCGACTTAGATATTTATTCCCGTCAGTTTCAGCGTTGGGGCTTTTTGCGTTGGATTTGGCTACCTTATCAAAAAAGTCTGCGTCATCGGTCTTTTTTATCTCACGGTCCAATTATTGGTACAACTTTGCGGGTGGTGTATCTGACGACTTTTGTAGCGGTGGTGGCGATTTTGCTGTTGGTGATTTTCGCTAAATTGGGTAATGTGGCTTTGAACTGGGGAGAAGTTTGGAAAAGTGTGGGGCGGACTATATCTATATATTATGGGGAATTTTTGGCTTTGTTTTTGGGGTTTGAACTCGGTGCTATGAGTCATTCTCTCAGCGACTGGACTGGTTCAGCTTATAAACGTTTCCAAAAGCAGGGGATTCAAGGTTTACTGCCTCATGGCAAAATTAAGAAGCGTAAACCGACGCGGAGTGTAAAGCCGGTGAGAAAACGCAGAGGTAAGGCAGAATGA
- the psb34 gene encoding photosystem II assembly protein Psb34, translating into MYTTTDEKGILNNYATEPQLYYAQYPTQEQQNRYLFQGAVAILFVASIFLIALGVS; encoded by the coding sequence ATGTATACCACCACTGACGAAAAAGGCATCCTCAATAACTACGCCACTGAACCACAACTTTATTACGCTCAATATCCTACACAAGAGCAACAAAACCGCTACCTTTTCCAAGGTGCAGTAGCAATTTTATTTGTAGCTTCTATATTTTTAATTGCGTTGGGAGTTAGTTAA
- a CDS encoding DUF3800 domain-containing protein, whose translation MPTIFLDECGYTGRNLLDLEQPIFSLASLNCPEETCQEIKQNFFGKVQAQELKYTQLSKRPYQQNMLLNFFHELAKNPELVKFFVAHKKYVLVTKMVEIIVEPAADEDGIDIYDKGENIGFSNLLYYTLPVIGGRDFFEDLLMRFQKMINLRTLESYNYFFELVFEKTYPDSINGLLDIFRGIHIVIGYDILDTNENLNIALSCTFSLMSDWRKKISEEITLIHDASSEMAKNRDIWDALVNPNLSPIELGYDRRKFSLPIGVKETCQKNSKDLSGLQLTDLLAGGVTQYVKWLSEGQDPENEFCKKLAETQLFDISGISLNMARTEVHTTRTRYDRR comes from the coding sequence ATGCCTACTATCTTCTTAGACGAATGTGGATATACAGGTCGAAATTTGCTTGATTTAGAACAGCCGATTTTTTCTTTAGCATCATTAAACTGTCCTGAAGAAACCTGTCAAGAGATCAAACAAAATTTCTTTGGTAAAGTTCAAGCACAAGAACTGAAATATACACAGTTATCAAAGCGACCATACCAGCAGAATATGTTGCTGAACTTTTTCCATGAACTTGCTAAAAATCCAGAATTGGTTAAATTTTTCGTTGCCCATAAAAAATATGTGCTAGTTACTAAAATGGTGGAAATAATAGTTGAGCCAGCGGCTGATGAGGATGGCATTGATATATACGATAAAGGTGAAAATATTGGATTTTCCAATTTACTCTATTATACCTTACCAGTTATTGGAGGAAGAGATTTTTTTGAAGATTTACTTATGAGATTTCAGAAAATGATAAATTTAAGAACATTAGAGTCTTATAATTATTTTTTTGAATTAGTTTTTGAAAAAACATATCCTGATTCAATTAATGGATTACTTGATATTTTTAGGGGGATTCATATTGTTATTGGATATGATATTTTAGATACAAATGAAAACTTAAATATTGCACTATCTTGTACATTTTCTCTTATGTCAGACTGGCGAAAAAAGATTTCAGAGGAAATAACACTTATCCATGATGCTTCTTCTGAAATGGCTAAAAACCGTGATATTTGGGATGCGCTAGTTAACCCCAATCTTTCACCAATCGAACTTGGTTATGATCGCCGCAAATTCTCTTTACCTATTGGAGTTAAAGAAACTTGTCAAAAGAACTCAAAGGACTTGTCTGGATTACAGCTTACAGATTTACTTGCAGGTGGAGTAACTCAATATGTAAAATGGCTTAGTGAAGGGCAAGACCCAGAAAACGAATTTTGTAAAAAGTTGGCAGAAACTCAGCTATTTGATATCTCTGGTATCTCTCTAAATATGGCCAGAACAGAAGTTCATACCACAAGAACTAGGTACGATAGGAGATAA